The Amblyomma americanum isolate KBUSLIRL-KWMA chromosome 5, ASM5285725v1, whole genome shotgun sequence genome window below encodes:
- the LOC144133634 gene encoding uncharacterized protein LOC144133634, translating into MPTTQATQTRVQRPDQETALLHQREPRTFHGETEEDVVEWLRHYERCSKYNRWNSTARLYNVVFFFAGKALTWFDNHEEILTTWSRFVEEISKSFGDTLAKKERAEQQLSQRAQLPGETCTRYIEEVLKLCRTVNRQMLEDDKVGHLLKRIAEDVYHFLISRDTLDTVADVIKQCRAFEALKARRIAPKFGRLSNVTTVASVDVPYPEDIASIVRRIVREELAAQRPRTNFYVHYQGHRGPCHHGNSLRHVLLPQMATDHVTPPAPSGPGNRRRTLISSSVRPILVKCLVVRPVACLSPLLNLQRILI; encoded by the coding sequence ATGCCTACCACGCAAGCGACGCAGACTCGGGTACAGCGACCTGACCAAGAGACGGCCTTGCTCCATCAGCGAGAGCCGCGTACGTTCCACGGCGAGACCGAAGAGGACGTTGTAGAATGGCTTCGGCATTATGAAAGGTGCAGCAAGTACAACCGTTGGAACTCTACCGCCCGCCTGTACAATGTCGTTTTCTTCTTTGCTGGCAAGGCTCTGACttggtttgacaaccacgaggaaaTTCTCACTACATGGAGCCGATttgtcgaagaaatcagtaagtcCTTCGGAGACACTCTTGCGAAGAAGGAGCGCGCGGAGCAGCAACTTTCTCAGAgagcccagctgcccggcgaaacatGCACGCGGTACATCGAAGAAGTCTTGAAACTTTGCCGCACTGTCAACCGGCAAATGCTAGAAGATGATAAGGTCGGACACCTTCTCAAGAGGATTGCTGAGGACGTGTATCACTTCCTTATTTCACGCGACACCCTTgatacggttgcagatgtcataAAGCAGTGTCGTGCATTTGAGGCGCTTAAAGCACGCCGGATAGCGccgaaattcggccgcctctcGAATGTCACAACCGTCGCCAGCGTCGACGTCCCCTACCCCGAAGACATCGCTTCTATAGTCAGGAGGATCGTTCGCGAGGAGTTGGCTGCTCAGCGGCCACGTACGAATTTTTATGTACATTACCAAGGCCATCGAGGTCCGTGCCATCATGGGAACAGCCTACGCCATGTTCTGCTGCCCCAAATGGCAACGGACCATGTTACACCACCGGCTCCGAGCGGACCCGGCAATCGACGTCGCACCCTTATTTCCAGCAGCGTCCGTCCCATCCTGGTGAAGTGCCTCGTGGTGCGCCCCGTCGCGTGTCTGTCGCCTCTCCTCAACCTCCAACGGATCCTGATATGA